One window of the Lactococcus lactis genome contains the following:
- a CDS encoding lactate/malate family dehydrogenase produces the protein MRKVGLIGCGHVGATVALDIVQGGLVDELVIIDKKREKAEAEVLDLLDALSLLPFYVKIYVGEYTDLVNADIILSTLGHIELIKPGGDRFTELKANIPEIKEVSEQLNRINFKGILIATTNPNDVIVNLYSQLLNLPQSHIIGTGTYLDTARMKAQVSKALKIDGRAIEGYVLGEHGNSQFTAWSTVRVGGQSFLEIAKEKNLDLEDLEEKARQGGFAVFNTKGYTNVAIAAATVSLMNLVLSDAKSIAICSHYDEKFKSYISTPALIGKEGVEALVKFPLTFEEEVKLKQSVCEIQEKIDYFS, from the coding sequence ATGCGTAAAGTAGGTCTAATTGGTTGTGGTCATGTTGGAGCAACGGTGGCTCTTGATATTGTTCAAGGAGGTCTTGTAGATGAGTTGGTCATTATTGATAAAAAAAGAGAAAAAGCTGAAGCAGAGGTTCTAGACCTGCTAGATGCCCTTTCTCTTTTGCCGTTCTATGTCAAAATTTATGTTGGAGAATATACTGATTTAGTAAATGCCGATATCATTTTATCGACCTTAGGCCATATTGAACTAATCAAACCTGGCGGAGACCGTTTTACAGAATTAAAAGCAAATATTCCAGAAATTAAAGAAGTTTCTGAGCAATTAAATAGAATTAATTTCAAAGGAATTCTGATTGCAACAACTAATCCAAATGATGTGATTGTCAATCTCTATTCTCAATTACTGAACCTCCCTCAAAGTCATATTATTGGAACGGGAACATATTTAGATACTGCAAGAATGAAAGCACAAGTAAGTAAAGCATTAAAGATTGATGGGCGGGCTATTGAAGGATATGTCCTTGGAGAACATGGAAACTCACAATTTACCGCTTGGTCAACGGTCAGAGTTGGGGGACAATCTTTTTTAGAGATTGCTAAAGAAAAAAATCTAGATTTAGAAGACCTAGAAGAAAAAGCGCGTCAAGGAGGCTTTGCTGTCTTTAATACGAAAGGTTATACTAATGTTGCCATAGCTGCAGCAACAGTATCTCTGATGAATCTGGTGCTTTCTGATGCTAAGAGTATTGCTATCTGTTCACATTATGATGAAAAGTTTAAATCCTATATCTCTACCCCTGCTTTGATTGGTAAAGAGGGAGTAGAGGCCCTTGTAAAATTTCCCTTAACTTTTGAAGAAGAAGTTAAGCTCAAACAATCAGTCTGTGAAATT
- a CDS encoding TIGR01440 family protein yields the protein MDLEKLKKDTQVIIDDVIKQTEIKAGQVFVLGLSSSEVNGGLIGHASSSEIGQVIVSVIHKTLSDKGIYLAVQACEHLNRALLIEEELAEKKDWEIVSVIPQLHAGGSGQVAAYQLFKSPVEVEHIVANAGLDIGDTSIGMHVKHVQIPVRPILRELGGAHVTALKSRPKLIGGERARYK from the coding sequence ATGGATTTAGAAAAGCTTAAAAAAGACACACAAGTCATTATCGATGATGTCATAAAACAAACAGAAATTAAAGCTGGTCAAGTCTTTGTTCTTGGTTTATCTTCATCAGAAGTAAATGGTGGTTTAATTGGCCATGCCAGTTCTAGTGAAATCGGTCAGGTCATTGTTTCTGTCATACACAAGACCTTGTCAGACAAAGGAATTTATCTGGCGGTCCAAGCATGTGAACATCTTAATCGTGCCTTACTCATTGAAGAGGAATTAGCCGAAAAAAAAGACTGGGAAATCGTTTCTGTGATTCCGCAACTCCACGCTGGTGGAAGTGGTCAAGTTGCCGCCTACCAACTCTTTAAATCTCCAGTTGAGGTAGAACATATTGTTGCCAACGCCGGTTTAGATATTGGTGATACTAGTATTGGAATGCACGTAAAACACGTCCAAATTCCCGTTCGCCCAATTTTAAGAGAACTTGGTGGCGCTCATGTAACAGCTCTTAAATCACGTCCTAAACTCATTGGTGGAGAACGTGCGAGGTACAAATAA
- a CDS encoding CTP synthase — protein sequence MSTKYIFVTGGGTSSMGKGIVAASLGRLLKNRGLKVTVQKFDPYLNIDPGTMSPYQHGEVFVTDDGAETDLDLGHYERFIDINLNKYSNVTSGKVYSEILRKERKGEYLGATVQMVPHVTNMLKEKIKRAATTTDADIIITEVGGTVGDMESLPFIEALRQMKAEVGADNVMYIHTVPILHLRAAGELKTKIAQNATKTLREYGIQANMLVLRSEVPITTEMRDKIAMFCDVAPEAVIQSLDVEHLYQIPLNLQAQNMDQIVCDHLKLDAPKADMTEWSAMVDHVMNLKKKVKIALVGKYVELPDAYISVTEALKHAGYSSDAEVDINWVNANDVTDENVADLVGDAAGIIVPGGFGHRGTEGKIAAIKYARENDVPMLGICLGMQLTAVEFARNVLGLEGAHSFELDPETKYPVIDIMRDQVDVEDMGGTLRLGLYPAKLKNGSRAKAAYNDAEVVQRRHRHRYEFNNKFREDFEKAGFVFSGVSPDNRLVEIVELSDKKFFVACQYHPELQSRPNRPEELYTEFIRVAVENSK from the coding sequence ATGTCAACTAAGTATATTTTCGTCACTGGTGGTGGTACTTCGTCAATGGGTAAAGGGATCGTAGCGGCATCGCTCGGTCGTTTGCTTAAAAATCGTGGGCTTAAAGTCACTGTCCAAAAATTTGACCCATACCTTAACATCGACCCAGGGACAATGAGCCCTTATCAACATGGTGAAGTCTTTGTTACTGATGATGGTGCTGAAACTGACCTTGACCTTGGTCACTATGAACGTTTCATTGACATCAATTTAAATAAATATTCAAATGTTACTTCCGGTAAAGTTTACAGTGAGATTCTTCGTAAAGAACGTAAGGGAGAATATCTCGGAGCAACTGTCCAAATGGTACCGCATGTGACTAACATGTTGAAAGAAAAAATTAAACGTGCAGCAACAACAACTGATGCAGATATCATTATCACAGAAGTTGGTGGAACGGTTGGCGATATGGAAAGCTTGCCATTTATTGAAGCTTTACGCCAAATGAAAGCCGAAGTTGGTGCGGACAACGTCATGTACATTCACACTGTTCCAATTCTTCACTTGCGTGCTGCTGGAGAATTGAAAACTAAAATCGCCCAAAATGCGACTAAGACACTTCGTGAATATGGTATCCAAGCTAACATGCTCGTATTACGTAGTGAAGTTCCAATCACGACAGAAATGCGTGATAAAATTGCGATGTTCTGTGACGTAGCACCAGAAGCAGTCATTCAATCGCTTGATGTTGAACACTTATACCAAATTCCATTGAACCTTCAAGCACAAAATATGGACCAAATCGTTTGTGACCATTTAAAACTTGATGCACCAAAAGCAGATATGACAGAATGGTCAGCAATGGTTGACCATGTCATGAACCTCAAGAAAAAAGTAAAAATTGCTTTGGTTGGTAAATACGTAGAATTACCAGATGCTTATATTTCAGTGACTGAAGCGCTTAAACATGCAGGTTATTCATCTGATGCCGAAGTTGATATTAACTGGGTTAATGCTAATGATGTAACTGATGAAAATGTTGCTGATCTTGTTGGTGATGCTGCAGGGATTATTGTTCCTGGAGGATTTGGTCATCGTGGCACAGAAGGTAAGATTGCAGCCATTAAATATGCGCGTGAAAATGACGTTCCAATGCTTGGAATCTGTCTTGGAATGCAATTGACAGCAGTTGAATTCGCTCGTAATGTTCTTGGACTTGAAGGAGCTCATTCATTTGAATTAGACCCTGAAACAAAATATCCAGTCATTGACATTATGCGTGACCAAGTTGATGTTGAAGACATGGGTGGAACACTACGTCTTGGACTTTACCCAGCTAAATTGAAAAATGGCTCACGCGCTAAAGCAGCCTACAATGACGCTGAAGTGGTTCAACGTCGCCACCGTCACCGTTATGAATTCAATAACAAATTCCGTGAAGACTTTGAAAAAGCTGGTTTCGTATTCTCAGGAGTTTCACCAGATAACCGTTTGGTTGAAATCGTTGAACTTTCTGATAAAAAATTCTTCGTGGCATGTCAATATCACCCAGAATTGCAATCACGTCCAAACCGTCCAGAAGAACTCTACACAGAATTCATTCGTGTAGCGGTTGAAAATAGTAAATAA
- a CDS encoding pyridoxal-phosphate-dependent aminotransferase family protein, producing MKEMLIMTPGPTEVAENVRLARAKATTNPDIDLAFYDFYKKTCSKLAQFLKTKNDVRVLAGEGILGLEAACASLTEKGDRVLVLDNGIFGHGFSDFIELYGGEAILLESSGKEAFSLEILEKFLEKDHDFKYATVVHCDTPSGVLNDLSSICPLLKKYGILTVVDSVAAMGGEDLQVDKWQIDIALGGSQKVISAPPGLTIASISTEAYQVMTERKSSIASFYCNLLTFKDYYEKKWFPYTMPISDIYGLDQAIDNLLADQEILKRHAMIGHATRQAIENSPLELYLQNGYSNTVSVIKVPEGLNDQEILRKMRENYRVMITGSFDHLAGKVLRIGHMGENARPNKVAYSLYALQKVLEDFGIAFKNNLQEDFLEALN from the coding sequence ATGAAAGAGATGTTAATCATGACCCCAGGTCCAACTGAGGTGGCTGAAAATGTACGATTAGCAAGAGCAAAGGCAACAACGAATCCGGATATTGATTTAGCCTTTTATGACTTTTACAAAAAAACTTGTAGTAAACTTGCTCAATTTTTAAAAACCAAAAACGATGTCAGAGTTTTAGCTGGTGAAGGAATTTTAGGATTGGAAGCGGCTTGTGCTTCGTTAACCGAAAAAGGTGACCGCGTACTTGTGCTTGATAATGGTATTTTTGGTCATGGCTTTAGTGATTTCATTGAGCTTTACGGAGGTGAAGCAATTCTACTGGAGAGTTCAGGAAAAGAAGCATTTTCCTTAGAAATTCTAGAAAAATTTTTAGAAAAAGACCATGACTTTAAATATGCAACAGTCGTTCATTGTGATACACCCTCAGGCGTCTTAAATGACCTCTCAAGCATTTGTCCTCTCTTAAAAAAATATGGAATTCTAACCGTTGTTGATTCGGTTGCGGCAATGGGTGGTGAAGATTTACAAGTTGATAAGTGGCAAATTGACATCGCTCTTGGTGGCTCTCAAAAAGTGATTTCAGCTCCACCAGGCTTAACAATTGCATCTATTTCAACAGAGGCTTATCAAGTGATGACAGAGAGAAAAAGCTCCATCGCAAGTTTTTATTGTAATCTCCTTACTTTTAAAGATTATTATGAAAAAAAATGGTTTCCATATACCATGCCAATTTCTGATATCTATGGATTAGACCAAGCGATAGATAATCTTCTTGCCGACCAAGAAATTTTGAAACGTCATGCGATGATTGGTCATGCGACAAGACAAGCAATTGAAAATTCTCCTTTGGAACTTTATTTGCAGAATGGCTATTCAAACACCGTTTCTGTTATTAAAGTGCCAGAAGGTCTGAATGATCAAGAAATCTTAAGGAAAATGCGTGAGAACTATCGAGTGATGATCACAGGATCATTTGATCATTTAGCAGGTAAAGTTTTAAGAATTGGGCACATGGGAGAGAATGCGAGACCAAATAAAGTGGCTTACAGTCTATATGCGCTTCAAAAAGTATTAGAAGATTTTGGTATTGCATTTAAAAATAATTTACAAGAAGATTTTTTAGAAGCTCTGAATTGA